In the genome of Ktedonobacteraceae bacterium, one region contains:
- a CDS encoding DUF6391 domain-containing protein — protein MKPEDILFGRRIRQNHALEHATITVLSRMVPDLRVSARSSSTGFIIFGDVDLGQLRRAVDEALARLQAGEAELAIHPNCGTNLVVGMSVVTIGTLLGMTSSRARTRIASTAASSLAGYAAARPLGEYVQRHFTTLPDLKGVRVTEIFRRKVLGFTIVEVRTVQE, from the coding sequence ATGAAACCTGAAGATATCCTGTTTGGCCGTCGCATTCGCCAGAACCATGCTCTGGAACATGCCACCATAACCGTGTTGAGCCGCATGGTGCCGGACCTGCGCGTCAGCGCCCGTTCCAGTTCAACCGGCTTTATCATTTTCGGCGATGTCGATCTTGGGCAACTGCGCCGCGCTGTGGATGAGGCGCTGGCTCGCCTGCAGGCCGGCGAAGCGGAGCTTGCCATCCATCCAAACTGCGGTACCAATCTTGTCGTTGGCATGTCGGTCGTCACCATTGGCACGCTGCTCGGCATGACCTCCAGCCGCGCTCGCACGCGCATCGCCTCCACTGCCGCCTCCTCTCTGGCCGGATATGCAGCGGCTCGACCGCTGGGCGAATACGTGCAGAGGCATTTCACCACGCTACCGGACCTTAAAGGAGTGCGCGTGACGGAGATCTTCCGCCGCAAAGTCCTCGGATTTACCATCGTCGAGGTACGTACCGTTCAGGAGTAA
- a CDS encoding YggS family pyridoxal phosphate-dependent enzyme, protein MSTQSTITLEQLTSNVAQVHSAMAEAAQRVGRMPEEVTLVAVSKTVPLELVRMAYNLGVRNFGENRVQDAVPKIAEFHPPDARWHMIGHLQTNKAGKVVGQFYCVQSVDSLHLAQTLNRHAGEHGVRLPILLQVNVSGESSKEGMSPAETPEMARQILMLPNLEVQGLMTIAPLVQDPEEVRPVFRGLRVLRDQLRSLLPQSAWQHLSMGMTDDYRIAIEEGATIVRIGRAIFGERVYK, encoded by the coding sequence ATGAGTACGCAATCAACGATCACACTTGAACAGCTTACTTCAAATGTAGCGCAGGTGCATTCCGCGATGGCCGAAGCTGCTCAGAGGGTAGGGCGCATGCCCGAAGAGGTCACGCTGGTAGCAGTTTCAAAAACCGTCCCGCTGGAACTTGTGCGCATGGCGTATAATTTGGGAGTAAGAAATTTTGGTGAGAATCGTGTGCAAGACGCGGTGCCGAAGATCGCCGAATTTCATCCACCGGATGCGCGCTGGCACATGATCGGCCACCTGCAAACCAATAAGGCAGGCAAGGTAGTTGGGCAATTTTATTGCGTGCAGAGCGTGGATAGCCTGCACCTGGCGCAAACGTTGAACCGGCACGCAGGAGAACATGGGGTACGTCTTCCCATCCTGCTCCAGGTCAATGTTTCGGGCGAGTCCAGCAAAGAGGGCATGTCACCAGCTGAAACACCGGAGATGGCCCGTCAAATTCTGATGCTGCCGAACCTGGAAGTGCAGGGCTTGATGACCATCGCGCCGCTGGTTCAGGACCCGGAAGAGGTGCGCCCGGTTTTTCGCGGGTTGCGCGTCCTGCGCGATCAACTGCGAAGCCTGCTTCCGCAGAGCGCGTGGCAGCATCTCTCGATGGGCATGACCGACGACTATCGTATTGCAATTGAAGAGGGCGCTACCATCGTCCGTATAGGCCGGGCAATCTTTGGCGAGCGTGTTTACAAATGA
- a CDS encoding LCP family protein encodes MDEPTRPLRPEQRMPGNAGSQPPARKARRGCSRRLRILLYTFLVLTLLMCGLFVYAYAYFQNNINQPIQHFIHAVSRSNDEPPVNGVALTDRPWNMLLLGSDNDSKYNFPALLTQVMMVVHVDPASNSVYMVSIPRDSWVYVPEVGGMHKIDQAFFLGAAPHSSFDDGVRLARLTVEKDYGIAIDRYAWVGLDGFASVIDTLGGVDVDVTHPILDDNYPDDTSGKGDPYGLKRLYIVPGPQHMNGQQALAYVRSRHADLVGDIGRTERQQEVLTALKKKLDASNVLSHLTQILADLKGKVYTDLSEQEMISVANFGRSLPNSAIKRITLGPGTGSQDFGAYATVYDPSAGGNQDVIIPHCSTIQPVINAIFDLGNAQSCNVNGS; translated from the coding sequence ATGGATGAACCAACCCGGCCCTTAAGACCTGAGCAACGTATGCCAGGCAATGCAGGCTCACAGCCTCCGGCCAGAAAGGCGCGCAGGGGCTGTTCAAGGCGCTTGCGTATTCTGCTCTATACATTTCTGGTGCTGACCCTGTTGATGTGTGGTCTCTTCGTCTATGCGTATGCTTACTTTCAAAACAATATCAACCAGCCGATCCAACATTTCATCCATGCCGTCAGCCGTAGTAACGATGAGCCTCCGGTAAATGGAGTCGCCCTTACTGACCGGCCCTGGAATATGCTGTTGCTGGGCAGCGATAATGATAGCAAATATAACTTCCCCGCTCTGCTGACCCAGGTGATGATGGTTGTGCATGTTGATCCGGCCAGCAACAGCGTCTACATGGTTTCGATCCCGCGCGATTCATGGGTCTATGTGCCTGAGGTTGGCGGTATGCATAAAATCGACCAGGCTTTCTTCCTGGGAGCCGCGCCGCATAGTAGCTTTGACGATGGTGTGCGCCTGGCACGCCTGACGGTTGAGAAAGATTATGGCATTGCGATTGATCGCTATGCCTGGGTGGGGCTGGACGGTTTTGCCAGCGTCATCGATACGCTGGGCGGAGTAGATGTTGATGTAACGCATCCCATCCTCGATGATAACTATCCCGACGATACATCGGGCAAGGGTGACCCTTATGGGTTGAAACGCCTCTATATCGTGCCGGGTCCGCAGCACATGAACGGGCAGCAGGCGCTGGCATATGTGCGTTCTCGCCATGCCGACCTGGTTGGTGATATCGGGCGCACCGAGCGCCAGCAGGAGGTGCTGACGGCGCTTAAGAAGAAGCTGGATGCATCGAATGTCCTCAGTCATCTCACCCAGATTCTCGCGGACTTGAAAGGCAAGGTCTATACCGATCTGAGCGAGCAGGAAATGATCTCTGTCGCCAATTTTGGGCGTTCGCTTCCCAATTCCGCGATTAAGCGCATTACGCTGGGACCCGGCACCGGCAGCCAGGATTTCGGCGCATATGCCACGGTCTACGATCCATCGGCAGGAGGGAATCAGGATGTGATCATTCCCCACTGCTCAACTATCCAGCCAGTAATCAATGCTATCTTCGATCTGGGGAATGCGCAGAGTTGCAATGTGAATGGATCGTGA
- a CDS encoding serine/threonine-protein kinase yields MVDHGEREGQRLGNYRLTRLLGRGGFAEVYAGEHIHLGTQAAIKVLKARLTSEQIEPFRNEARTIAHLRHRHIIRVLDFDVDDGVPFLVMDYATNGTLRQRYPPGICLTPADILPFVKQAAVALDYAHSRKLIHRDVKPENLLLDADNELLLSDFGIAVIAHTSSSGDIQDQAGTIPYMAPEQIRGRPRIASDQYSLGVVVYEWLTGSRPFTGTVAEIITQILTVPPQPLRKKNPAISGSLEQVVERALAKDAHQRFTSVLEFAQAFEATIEPGRITQSTSLPASMRLSPSTATGTNTSEATPPQQNKKTDQQRVKEQLLAEGNAHAMNGNYQEAIRAYDRAIALDPNDAAAYNARGIAHYALKQFQAAIADFEQAITLDSMYQLAYQNFNLAYSALKEQYLDEGNGLYNAGEYQQAIAAYDRAIALDPQDARAFNFRGSAYFALRQFSQAIADFKQAIALQSDYAIAHQNCNLAYSALKSSKVR; encoded by the coding sequence ATGGTAGACCATGGAGAACGCGAGGGACAGCGGCTCGGTAACTATCGCCTGACGCGTCTGCTAGGGAGAGGGGGATTTGCTGAAGTTTACGCCGGTGAGCATATTCACCTTGGGACTCAGGCGGCTATTAAAGTATTGAAAGCCAGACTGACAAGCGAACAGATAGAGCCGTTTCGCAACGAGGCGCGCACTATTGCGCACTTGAGGCATCGTCATATTATCCGGGTTCTGGACTTTGATGTCGATGACGGTGTTCCTTTCCTCGTTATGGACTATGCTACGAATGGTACACTCCGCCAGCGTTACCCACCGGGAATATGTCTGACACCTGCTGATATCCTTCCGTTTGTCAAGCAAGCGGCTGTCGCACTGGATTATGCTCACTCGCGAAAACTAATCCATCGCGATGTCAAGCCTGAGAATCTGCTATTAGATGCCGACAATGAGCTTTTACTCAGTGATTTTGGCATCGCGGTGATTGCGCACACTTCGAGTTCTGGAGATATCCAGGATCAGGCCGGTACCATACCCTACATGGCACCCGAACAAATCCGAGGCAGACCACGCATAGCCAGCGATCAATACTCCCTTGGAGTAGTGGTCTACGAGTGGCTTACGGGTAGCAGGCCTTTCACAGGGACAGTTGCCGAGATCATTACGCAAATCCTTACCGTACCTCCTCAACCTCTGCGTAAGAAAAATCCGGCCATCTCTGGCTCTCTGGAGCAAGTAGTAGAGCGGGCGCTGGCTAAAGATGCTCATCAGCGATTTACCAGCGTGCTGGAATTTGCGCAGGCTTTCGAAGCCACTATAGAACCAGGACGAATCACTCAATCCACCTCTTTGCCTGCCAGCATGCGGCTGTCTCCTTCAACTGCAACAGGCACCAATACATCCGAGGCTACGCCTCCACAGCAGAACAAAAAAACAGATCAGCAGCGGGTCAAAGAGCAATTGCTGGCTGAGGGAAATGCTCATGCTATGAACGGCAACTATCAAGAAGCAATTCGGGCCTACGACCGCGCTATTGCCCTTGATCCCAATGATGCCGCAGCCTACAACGCTCGTGGTATCGCCCACTATGCCCTTAAGCAGTTCCAGGCAGCCATTGCCGACTTTGAGCAGGCCATCACCCTCGACTCTATGTACCAACTCGCCTATCAGAACTTCAACCTCGCATATTCCGCCCTCAAAGAGCAATATTTAGATGAGGGTAATGGCCTTTATAATGCAGGTGAATACCAGCAGGCCATTGCTGCTTATGACCGGGCTATCGCTCTTGATCCGCAAGATGCCAGAGCCTTCAATTTCCGTGGAAGTGCCTACTTTGCTCTCAGACAGTTCTCACAAGCGATCGCAGACTTTAAGCAGGCCATTGCACTTCAGTCTGACTACGCCATTGCCCATCAGAACTGCAATCTTGCTTACTCTGCTCTTAAGAGCAGTAAGGTTCGGTAG
- a CDS encoding YggT family protein, translating into MLGVPPDHGIIYAIIEYGIYVLIFALLVRVVASWFRIDERYAIIRFLAKLTDPFIRPIRRLVGSVGVIDFSFLIAWFLLLTIQILLLQALPAGW; encoded by the coding sequence ATGTTAGGTGTGCCACCGGATCATGGCATTATATACGCAATCATCGAATATGGCATCTATGTGCTCATTTTCGCACTGCTTGTACGCGTCGTTGCCTCGTGGTTTCGCATTGATGAACGCTATGCTATTATTCGTTTCCTGGCCAAACTGACCGATCCATTTATCAGGCCTATTCGCCGTCTCGTGGGGTCGGTAGGTGTGATTGATTTCTCATTTCTGATCGCCTGGTTTTTGCTGCTTACGATACAAATCCTACTGCTGCAGGCACTGCCCGCGGGCTGGTAG
- a CDS encoding NAD(P)-dependent oxidoreductase, whose translation MNIVIYGASGMIGQRITREALNRGLHVTAVVRNPEKLTMSDPNLIVKQGNMLDAESVARDVAGADAVINATRQNANEPGQTFVDAARALIAGMTRAGVRRLIVVGGAGSLEVAPGLQLVDSPDFNPAWRPGALNIRAALDVYRQSDLDWTFFSPANMIAPGERTGNFRLGTDQLITNEKGESRISAEDYAVALIDELEKPQFVRRRFTVGY comes from the coding sequence TTGAACATTGTTATTTACGGCGCAAGTGGGATGATCGGCCAGCGAATCACACGCGAGGCGCTCAATCGCGGCCTCCACGTCACAGCCGTCGTGCGCAATCCAGAGAAGCTGACCATGAGCGACCCGAATTTGATCGTCAAGCAGGGCAACATGCTTGACGCGGAGAGCGTTGCCAGGGATGTTGCCGGTGCCGATGCCGTTATTAACGCGACGCGCCAGAACGCCAATGAGCCAGGGCAGACCTTTGTGGACGCGGCCAGGGCGCTGATAGCGGGGATGACACGCGCCGGTGTCCGTCGCCTGATCGTGGTCGGTGGCGCGGGCAGCCTGGAAGTCGCTCCCGGCCTGCAACTTGTCGATTCGCCGGACTTTAATCCCGCCTGGCGACCCGGCGCGTTGAATATACGCGCCGCGCTGGATGTCTATCGCCAATCTGATCTCGACTGGACGTTTTTCAGTCCGGCCAACATGATTGCTCCCGGCGAGCGCACCGGCAACTTCCGTCTCGGCACCGACCAGCTCATCACCAATGAAAAAGGAGAAAGCCGCATTTCCGCAGAGGATTACGCCGTCGCCCTGATCGACGAGCTGGAAAAGCCACAATTTGTGCGCCGCCGTTTTACGGTGGGATATTAA
- a CDS encoding DUF72 domain-containing protein: MIWIGTSGWVYPHWVGRFYPPDLPEKNWLSYYAQHFPTVEINRSFYRLPTYDQFHSWAEQTASHPGFLFAVKASRYLTHMKKLKDAEEGINRLYSAAKGLGKQPGPFLYQLPPHWHANTQRLAEFISQLPREYFAAFEFRDSTWFEPETLSITRKILEDAGCVLAVAVGGSLPTPLTIPSTGPFSYIRFHNGAHGVGLTGDELAFWAKRIGAEARDGREIYVYFNNDPDGHAVKDALRLRELVGPLPR, encoded by the coding sequence GTGATCTGGATCGGTACCTCTGGCTGGGTATACCCGCATTGGGTCGGACGCTTCTACCCACCTGATCTGCCCGAAAAAAACTGGCTTTCCTACTACGCCCAACACTTTCCAACCGTAGAGATCAACCGCAGTTTCTACCGCCTGCCCACCTATGACCAGTTTCACAGCTGGGCCGAACAAACGGCGTCCCACCCCGGCTTTCTCTTCGCCGTCAAAGCCAGCCGCTACCTCACACATATGAAAAAGCTCAAAGATGCGGAAGAGGGCATCAACCGCCTTTATAGCGCGGCCAAGGGACTCGGCAAGCAACCTGGCCCATTCCTTTATCAACTGCCACCACACTGGCACGCCAATACGCAGCGGCTCGCGGAATTCATCTCCCAGCTGCCACGCGAGTACTTTGCCGCCTTCGAGTTCCGCGATTCCACCTGGTTCGAACCCGAAACGCTCTCCATCACGCGGAAAATACTCGAAGACGCCGGTTGTGTCTTAGCCGTCGCCGTTGGCGGCTCTCTCCCAACTCCACTCACTATACCCTCTACCGGCCCATTTAGCTACATCCGTTTCCACAATGGAGCGCACGGGGTCGGGTTAACCGGTGACGAGCTTGCGTTCTGGGCAAAGCGTATCGGCGCGGAGGCCAGGGATGGACGCGAGATATATGTGTATTTCAATAATGATCCAGATGGGCATGCTGTTAAAGATGCTCTACGTCTGCGCGAGTTGGTCGGCCCTTTGCCCAGGTGA
- a CDS encoding HNH endonuclease signature motif containing protein, which yields MARKPPVPERLRRQVQERAQGRCEYCLIHEADMYYPHEADHVIAEKHGGPISLENLAWACFYCNRFKGTDLASLDPVTNKVVLLFNPREQRWHRHFRLNGGRIEGRHYRQRACYGHSSSPQ from the coding sequence ATGGCCAGGAAACCACCCGTCCCCGAACGGTTAAGGCGCCAGGTGCAAGAGCGGGCACAGGGGCGCTGCGAATATTGTCTTATCCATGAAGCAGATATGTATTACCCACACGAAGCAGACCACGTAATCGCTGAAAAACATGGCGGACCAATATCGCTCGAGAATCTCGCGTGGGCCTGCTTTTATTGTAATCGTTTCAAGGGTACAGATCTGGCCTCGCTAGACCCGGTAACAAATAAAGTTGTCTTGCTCTTCAATCCACGTGAGCAGCGATGGCATCGTCATTTTCGCCTCAATGGTGGCCGTATCGAAGGCAGGCACTACCGCCAGCGGGCGTGCTACGGTCACTCTTCTTCACCTCAATGA
- the pgeF gene encoding peptidoglycan editing factor PgeF — translation MIAQQQGRVQYVQFGHFLQFPNLVHGIFTRLGGCSEAPFWGLNVSFTTGDNIEHVKRNRLLALSALQLDAYPCASLWLVHGAEVVVVDEQPWEWRFDQPFVTLAEEQKVLLRTAHPRWKADAFITRRRDISLAIASADCVPVMLYDPVQEAIGLVHAGWRGTARGIAAITVDAMREQFGSRPEHIYAGIGPSIGPCCYEISEEVQGYFLSRIEFDLQPTAVEYRNLVRESAVFAIKEHAHRRSLMLDLWETNRNQLLMAGLLPEHIELPGICTSCEKDRFYSHRAEHGKAGRFPSIIALRDAA, via the coding sequence TTGATCGCACAACAGCAGGGCCGGGTGCAATATGTGCAGTTCGGCCATTTTCTTCAGTTTCCGAACCTCGTTCATGGTATTTTCACACGCCTGGGAGGGTGTAGCGAAGCGCCTTTCTGGGGATTGAATGTTTCATTTACAACTGGCGATAATATTGAACATGTGAAGCGTAATCGTTTGCTGGCGCTCTCGGCCCTTCAATTAGACGCCTATCCCTGCGCCTCATTATGGCTGGTGCATGGAGCCGAGGTTGTGGTGGTCGATGAGCAGCCCTGGGAATGGCGCTTCGACCAGCCTTTTGTGACGCTGGCGGAAGAGCAAAAGGTTTTGCTGAGGACGGCGCATCCACGCTGGAAGGCCGATGCTTTTATTACGCGCAGGCGCGATATCTCGCTGGCAATAGCCTCAGCTGATTGCGTGCCTGTAATGCTTTATGATCCTGTGCAGGAGGCGATTGGCCTGGTACACGCTGGCTGGCGGGGTACCGCGCGCGGTATTGCCGCCATTACCGTCGATGCGATGCGCGAGCAGTTCGGCAGCCGGCCAGAGCATATCTACGCGGGCATCGGCCCATCCATTGGGCCATGTTGCTACGAGATTTCTGAAGAGGTGCAGGGATACTTCCTGAGCAGGATCGAGTTCGATTTGCAGCCAACGGCGGTAGAGTATCGCAACCTGGTACGAGAGTCAGCCGTATTTGCTATAAAGGAACATGCTCACCGGAGGAGTTTGATGCTGGATTTGTGGGAGACGAACCGTAACCAGTTGCTTATGGCGGGCCTGTTGCCTGAACACATCGAATTGCCGGGCATCTGCACCAGCTGCGAAAAAGACCGTTTTTACTCGCATCGCGCCGAACATGGCAAGGCCGGGCGCTTCCCATCAATCATCGCCTTGAGGGATGCAGCATGA
- a CDS encoding M24 family metallopeptidase, translating to MNLEQIQQALRDEGLDGWLFYDFRKSDPIAYTVLSLPADAFYSRRWFYFIPANGTPTAIISAVESHVLGSLPGERRIFATWQDIHAHLKSILSPGMRVAMQYSPMNAIPYMSRVDGGTLELVRSYSVEVVSSANIAQRFIAQLTPAQVESHRVAGQRLIAAKDALFSEITENLRAGVEMNEYSIQQRFLALIADLGLAGADAHVAVNANISNPHYGPTIEQHSPIQHGDLVLFDFWAHLPEPGAIYADYTWMAFAGTREEIPQRQLEVFDIVRRARDAAIHFVREQLEQGRRVQGCQVDDVARGIIAGAGYGDYFVHRTGHNIDTAVHGNGANIDNFETRDERYLLPSTCCSIEPGIYLPEFGIRSEVDLLVHEHDAEVTGTPVQEEIVALL from the coding sequence ATGAACCTTGAACAAATACAGCAGGCCCTGCGAGACGAGGGGCTGGATGGCTGGCTTTTTTACGATTTTCGCAAATCAGACCCCATCGCCTACACAGTGTTGTCGCTGCCCGCCGACGCATTTTATTCGCGACGCTGGTTCTATTTTATTCCTGCCAATGGCACGCCAACCGCGATCATCAGCGCGGTCGAATCACACGTGTTAGGGTCGCTGCCGGGAGAGCGGCGCATATTTGCTACATGGCAGGACATCCACGCACACTTGAAATCCATCTTATCCCCCGGCATGCGCGTGGCAATGCAGTACTCTCCCATGAACGCCATTCCTTATATGTCGCGCGTGGATGGAGGGACGCTGGAACTGGTGCGTTCCTACAGCGTAGAGGTGGTCAGTTCCGCCAATATCGCGCAGCGTTTCATTGCCCAGCTTACTCCCGCGCAGGTAGAGAGCCACCGGGTAGCCGGGCAACGCCTGATTGCCGCTAAAGACGCGCTTTTCTCGGAGATAACCGAAAACCTGCGCGCGGGGGTGGAGATGAATGAGTACAGCATACAACAGCGTTTCCTGGCATTGATCGCCGACCTGGGACTGGCCGGGGCCGACGCACACGTAGCCGTCAATGCCAATATCAGCAATCCTCATTATGGGCCGACTATTGAGCAACATAGCCCCATCCAGCATGGTGACCTGGTACTTTTTGATTTCTGGGCGCACCTGCCGGAACCGGGCGCTATCTATGCCGATTACACCTGGATGGCTTTTGCCGGCACTCGCGAGGAAATCCCTCAACGCCAGCTCGAGGTTTTTGACATAGTGCGCCGGGCGCGTGACGCGGCCATCCATTTCGTGCGCGAGCAATTGGAGCAGGGCAGGCGCGTGCAGGGCTGCCAGGTCGATGATGTCGCGCGCGGCATCATTGCCGGGGCCGGCTATGGCGATTACTTTGTGCATCGCACCGGCCACAACATCGACACGGCTGTTCACGGCAACGGCGCCAACATCGACAATTTTGAGACGCGGGATGAGCGTTACTTGCTCCCATCTACGTGTTGCTCCATCGAACCCGGCATCTACCTGCCAGAGTTCGGCATTCGCAGCGAGGTTGATTTGTTGGTCCACGAACACGATGCCGAGGTGACGGGTACACCTGTTCAGGAAGAAATCGTTGCGCTGTTATAA
- a CDS encoding EthD family reductase — translation MIKLTVLYGHPQDPAAFDRYYRETHTPLALKFPGLKGMTVDRPTSLNPQEQSPYYLIANLYWADMQSFQEALNSPEGQAGAADLANFATGGATLLVGEIEVPMPVSLS, via the coding sequence ATGATTAAACTCACTGTACTCTATGGCCATCCGCAGGACCCTGCTGCATTTGATCGCTATTACCGGGAGACTCATACGCCCCTGGCGCTAAAGTTCCCCGGTCTTAAGGGTATGACAGTTGATAGGCCAACATCTCTCAACCCGCAGGAGCAGTCACCTTACTATCTGATTGCCAACCTGTACTGGGCAGATATGCAGTCATTCCAGGAGGCCCTCAACTCGCCCGAAGGCCAGGCTGGGGCTGCCGATCTGGCTAACTTCGCGACCGGCGGTGCCACGCTGTTGGTGGGTGAGATAGAGGTTCCGATGCCTGTTTCATTGAGTTGA